The window CCATATCATTCAGATGTTGAATGTACTGGAACACTTCCCGCTGAACGAATCAGGCCCGAACAGTGCGAAAACCATTCGCCTGATGGCCGAAACCATGAAGCGCGCCTATGCGGACCGTTCCGAATACCTGGGCGATACGGATTTTGTGAAGGTGCCACAGAAAGGCCTGATTGCCAAATCCTATGCTGACGATCTGGCCAAGCTGGTGGCAGAAGACAAAGTCACCCCCTCCAAAGACATCAAGCCTGGCGCACCGCAAAAATATGAAAGCGATCAGACAACGCACTATTCCGTGGTAGACAAGGAAGGCAATGCCGTTGCCGTTACCTATACGCTCAATCTGAATTTCGGTAGCGGCATCGTAGCGGGCAATACCGGCATTCTGTTGAACAACGAAATGGATGACTTCTCTTCAAAACCCGGTGTGCCCAATGCCTTCGGCCTGATCGGGGGCGATGCCAATGCCATTGAACCCGGCAAGCGGCCACTGTCGTCCATGACCCCGACCATGGTGCTCAAGGACAACAAACCCTGGCTGGTAACCGGTAGCCCCGGCGGCGCGCGCATTATCACAACTGTGCTGCAAACCCTCACCAACAGTATTGATTTTGGCATGAACCCGGCGGTTGCTGCTGCCCAGCCACGTTTCCACCACCAGTGGTTGCCAGATGAACTGCGGCTGGAGCCCGGATTCAGCCCCGATACCGTCGATCTGCTCAAGAAGCAGGGCTACAAGGTGGTTGTTAAACCCACCATGGGCCGCACGCAAACCATACAGATTCGCGACAATATGATGTATGGTTACTCTGATCCGCGTAACCCGGATGGCGTCACGCTGGGATATTGACCTCAGGGGTGTACAACAGTAAAACGGCCTGCGCCTGTTGCAGGCCGTTTTTATTGGGCGCTTGGCTTGCACAGTCAGGGATCAACAGGCGGCAATCAAAACCCCAACGAGAGGTATGACAAGAGCAAACCCACTCGGTTGCTTTGGTATGATGGGGGCAAACCTGATGTCGGACATCGTGAAGTGCTGCATGGACTGAGCCGTGCTGTTGCTGCATTCAGCCCGGTCGGGGCCAATGTAGTCACGCAAAAAGGGAATGTTATGAGCAAATCACTTGTCCAGTTATTGAACATAGACTATCCATTAATTCAGGCACCAATGGCGGGCGTTTCTACGCCGGCACTGGCCGCTGCCGTATCCGAGGCCGGTGCCCTCGGCTCTCTGGGGCTGGCCTCGGCCTCGCTGGATCAGGCACGCAGCATGATCAGCGAAACCCAGCGCCTGACGCGCAAGCCGATCAATATCAATTTCTTCTGTCATCAGCCAACTACGCCCAATCAGGCGGCCAATCAGGCCTGGCTGGATTATCTGCGTCCCATGTTCGAAGAGTTCGGTGCCACACCACCAGCCGAACTCAGGGATATCTACCGACCCTTTCCAGGTTACGCGGATATGCTGGAACTGGTGCTGGAAACCCGCCCGGCGGTGGTCAGTTTCCATTTCGGTCTGCCGTCGCAGGAATACATTGACGCCCTGAAAAACGCCGGCATTGTCCTGATGGCCAGTGCCACCACGCCGGCCGAGGCCCGGCAGATCGAAGCCGCGGGCATTGATGTGCTGGTGGCGCAGGGGTACGAGGCCGGAGGGCACCGTGGCGTGTTCGACCCGGAAAACGGCGACGCCGAGTACGGAACGTTTGCCCTGGTGCATCTGCTGGCGACGCAATCTGCTTTACCGGTGGTGGCTGCCGGCGGCATTATGGACGGTGCAGCGATCAAGGCTGCGCAGGCCCTGGGCGCCGCGGGCGTGCAATGTGGCACGGCGTTTGTACTGTGTCCGGAATCGGCGGCCAATGCCGCGTACCGTGAAGCGTTGCAGAGTGATCGCGCGTATGACACGCGTGTGACGACAACGCTGTCGGGGCGCGCCGCACGCGGTTTGCATAACCGCTTATATGTTGACGAACCGGCCAGCGCCCGTCCGCCCACCCCAGGCTATTCCATGACCTATGATGCGGCCAAGGCACTGAATGCCGCCGCCACTGCCAAAGGTAACACTGATTTTGCAGCCCAATGGGCCGGGCAGGCCGCAGCGCTGGCCCGACCCATGCCGGCAGCGCAAATGGTGCAGACGCTGGTCACGGAAGCGGGCTGGTAAGCCGGCAGGCCTCATGGTGCTGCAAACGGGGCTGTCTTGCGGCGCATACGGGCAGGGTCACGTGATGTGGCCCCGTATCGGCGGTTGAAGATGACACAGTGCAGATCGGCCAGTGAGAAGTGCGTTAACAGCGGTCGGATCGCGTCGGGTCTGGTTCCCTAGTTGGCCCGCCAGGACGGATCGTCACTGCCCCAAAGCCCGCCAACCTGTGAAAAACGCGCATGGCTGTCTATCGTAAAGGCAGGGAGCGATTGCGTCACGATGCCCGATGGGCTGGCCTGGCTGAACTGCCAGCGTGATACATCGGTAAGCGCTATGCCTTTGTCGGTGGCCGTGCCCTGGTCAAGCAGCCAGTTGGCCGTCGCCAGCAAATGTGCCTGTACGCGCCAGGTCCCGCCCTGTTCACTGCGCCATTTAAGCGCACGCAAAATACCGGCAGCCAGCAGATAGCCGGTGGCATGGTCCAGCGCCTGTGCAGGCAGGGCGCCCGGCGTGGTGCCGTCCCGGGACTCCAGCATGCCAATCCCGGTCGCAGCCTGCACGATACTGTCAAACCCGCGCCGATCACCCCACGGGCCGGCAAAGGTCCAGGCCGAAAGTGTAGCGTGAATCAGCTGAGGATAGCGGTGAGCCAGCGCTTCACTATCCAGTCCGAAAGCAGCCAGCGCCTGCGGCCGATAGCCTGTTACCAGGACATCCGCAGTGCTCAGAAGTTCATGCAGCCTGTGCAATGCCTCGGGTTCACGCAAGTCAAGCAGGGCAGAGCGTTTGTCTGCGCCGGTATCCACGTGCTGTACCGGCAGCTCGGGCATGGCCGGATTGTCAATCCGCAGCACATCGCAGCCCAGATAGGCCAGCGTACGCGTGGCGACCGGCCCGGCGATCACCCGGGTCAGATCCAGCACGCGCGGCCGTCCCTGCTGCGGGCTGGATGGAACGGGCGTTCGCGCCGCAATATTATCAATGGATAACAGCGGCACCGACGCGGCCTGCTGTGCCTGTGTCGATTGTTGCCACTGCCCGGTGCTGCGAACCATGACGGCGATGCCCTGGGCTGCCGTGACTTTTTCTTCTACATCAATGGCGCGCCACTGCTTGAGGGTATCGGCCAGTTGTTCGCGCGAGCACCCATCGGGCAGGCCAAGCGCATCCAGCAGGCGCTGGCGGTGATGGGGATAGTTACCATGCAACCGGACCCAGCCATCCTGGGTTTGAAAATAGCCCGAATGGGACTTGAAGACGGCAGCATGCTCACCGTCAATCGTCTGCAACTGATCATTGCGAAAGGCCACCGACACCTGAGCCGGGTCTACCTTTACCGTTTGCGCCTGGCGCAGATCGGCGGCGGCCAGCGCAGCCGCAGCGACGGCACCGCTAGCCAGCTCGCTGACCTGCAGACTGGACGGCAAAAAATTACCCGCGCCCAGTTGCAGATGCTGTTGCACATACTGCGGTGATAATTGCAAAACGGGCAGTACTGCCGAAAGAAGGCGGTTGGGTTGTGGGGTGTCGGATGGGTGCAAGGTATCGGTCATGGTGCTTTTTCCTGAACGTCAGCGTGAAAGACCGTGAATTCGTCAACTTCGAGCCGGCTGGTGGAAAACTGGTTGGCCGGATGCCGGGTGTCTTCGTAGCCCAGGGAGATACCACAAGCGATGATCTGGTCATCGGCAATCTGCAAATGGCGGCGAACGATGTCGGGATAGCTGCTCAGGGCTGCCTGGGGACAGGTATGCAGGCCCAGGGAGCGGGCTGCGACCATGATGTTCTGAATAAACATGCCGGTGTCCATCCAGCTACCGGTTTCCATATCGTTGTCCAGCGTGATGAACAGGACCACCGGCGCATCGAAAAACGCAAAATTGCGCCCGTGCTGGCGTTTCATGCCGGCCTTATCTTCGCGGGTGATGCCAAGTGTGTTGTAGAGCGACCAGCCGGTTTCGCGCCGTCTTGCCAGATAAGGTTCGCGCCATTTAACCGGGTAATACTGGTATTCGCGCTGCTCCGGCTCGCCGTTCTCATGCGCCTGCAGCAGCGCCTGCGACAGTGCGTCGCGAGCGGTGCCGGACACCACATGGACTTTCCAGGGCTGGATGTTACTGCCGCTGGGCGCACGGGCCGAGACATGCAGGATCGTGCGGATGTCTTCGGCGGACACCGGATCGGGTAAAAAACCGCGTACGCTCTTGCGCGTCAGGATCGCCTGCAGGGTATCGTTGTCGAAGTAAGGGTCTCGGCTATTCATGGGCATTCGTCTGGTTGTAGGACATGGATGTCAGTTGAAATAGGCAGCCATCAACACAAGCGACGGCAACTTCACTTTACCATTTTTTCCCTGTCCGCAATCTGTCCGGCCCTGGTTCACGCATGCAGCAAAGGTGATGGCCTGTTCGACCCGTTGCGGGCGCTGCATTTGAACATGACCACAAATTCTAATGCGAATCGTGTCTTATCTTATCGCGAAAAAAACGTTCCCTAATCCGGGCGCGCTCCGTAGACTGTGTTCCACGGTGATCGTCGCAGCACAGCAGTTATCACGTTTGAAATATCACCGGATCGCAGTACTCAATCACCACAAGGAAATCGTCCCATGAGCACGACAGCATTGAAGGTCCGGGAGCTACCCGTTACTCAACAAATCCAGGTTCTGCCTCAGTCCGGGTATACCGGCGCGCTGATCACCGGCGTTAACCTCACCAAACCGCTTTCCCGCGAACAGATTGCCGCCATACGCGGTGCGCTGAACAAATGGGGTGTGGTGTATTTCCGTGACCAGTATTTGAATCACGCTCAGCATATCGCCTTCGGCCGGCAATTTGGCGACGTCACACCAGGGCATCCTTATGAGGGTGATCTGGCCCCTAGCGGTTTTCCGGAAATTCACACGGTCTCACCCGATGCCTACAAAAAACGCTATGGCGAACACTATCGGCGGCAGGAAGGCAGCAACGGCCCTGGCTGGCACGCAGATGTGACGCCGCTGATCAATCCACCGGCGTATTCGATTCTGCGCGCGGAAGTGGTGCCCGAATTCAGTGGCGACACCCACTTCACCAATGTGGCCGCGGCCTATCGCGGTCTGTCCAGGCCGGTGCGTGATCTGATCGATACGCTACGCGCCGAACATCGATTTGGTGCCAGCCAGAACGCCGAACGCAGCAACGAAAAAATCGGCGAATGGGTGCGCAATAAACCGCTGGCATCGGTGCACCCGGTCGTGCGAATACACCCGGACACCGGCGAAAAAGTCATTTACGTCAACCCTTCCTTCACACGGCAGATTGTGGGCGTATCGCCACGGGAAAGCCGCCATATTCTGGATCTGCTGTTTGAACACATTGCCAATCCGGTCTATACCGACAGATTCCGCTGGGAGCCGGGATCGATTGCGTTCTGGGACAACCGGGCGGTGCTGCATCTGGCACCGCGTGATTTCGAGCATCTGGATGTGGCTCGCGTATTGCACCGCATCACCCTGGTGGGCGATGTACCGGTAGGCCCCACGGGTGAGCGATCCACTTCGATTGACGGCGAGCCGTTCCTGGCGGCATGAAGCAGGGTGTCGGCGGTGACATATTGCGCCGACACGATGATTTAATCTCAAAGAGAGCGTAAATACCATGGTTTCCCCTTCTTCCGGCATTGTCTCTGCGATGGCTGATTACCCGGTTGAACTGCTGAGCCGGCAACCGCCGGCAAATCTGCATGTGCCTCGCGTTGCGGAGCCGACAGGGCTGGTTGACCCTACGGTCATTGCGCAGACGCATCAACCACCTGGTCGCATACCTCGCTCGGTTCAACGTTTACTCGGGCCGGTGTTGTTACTGGCGCTATGGCAGTTGCTCAGTTCTGCACAGGTCTTCGATGCGCGCACGACACCGGCGCCCTATACCGTGATCAGTACGGCCTATGCCTTGCTCGCTTCAGGTGAATTGCAAACGCATTTATGGTCTTCGCTGCAGCGCGTGCTTGCTGGGCTGGGGCTGGGCCTTGCCATTGGTCTGACGGGTGCTGTGATAAGTGGCCTGTCGCGTGCCGGCGAAAACATCGTCGATGCGAATATGGAAATCCTGCGCGCGGTGCCCAATTTTGCGCTGTTACCGGTATTGATTGCGTGGTTTGGGATTGGTGAGGACTCAAAAATCATCCTTATTTCGCTGGGCGTACTGGTGGCCATCTATATCAATACGTACAGTGCCATTCGCAATGTCGATGCTGCGCTGATAGAAGCGGCTACGACATTTGGCGTGCGACGGCGCGAGATGATCACGACTGTCATTCTGCCGGGAGCCTTGCCGGGGTTTCTGGTGGGGCTGCGGATTGCTCTGACCAGTGCCTGGCTTGCTTTAATCTTTGCCGAAACCATTAACGCGCCGTTAGGGCTGGGCCGGATGATGTCCGATGCGCGCGAGTATTTCAGGGTCGATATTATCTTTGTGTTATTGGCGGTCTACGCCATTCTGGGGCTGCTCTCGCTCAGTCTGGTGCGGTATCTGGAATCACGCTTGCTGCAATGGCGGAGGGTGTTTGATGGCCGGTAATCCTGCTGCTGTCCAGGTTAAATCCCTGGACAAGCTATTCGGTTCCCGTAAGGTGCTTGACGGTTTGTCACTCACTGTCGGGCAGGGCGAGTTTGTGGCGCTGCTGGGGCGCAGCGGCTCAGGTAAAAGCACTTTTTTGCGCGTACTGGGGGCGCTGGATGCGGATGTCAGCGGCCAGGTGCACGTGCCGGCCAGACGCGCGATTGTGTTCCAGGATCCCAGACTGCTGCCGTGGCAGCGCGTCTTGCGCAACGTGACTGTTGGTTTACCGCAGGACCGATCTACACGTCAACGTGCGGCCGAGGCGCTGGATGAGGTGGGGCTGGCACGTCACGCGCAAGCCTGGCCACGAACACTGTCCGGTGGCGAGGCGCAGCGCGCTGCACTGGCCCGGGCACTGGTGCGCGAACCGCAACTGCTCTTGCTGGATGAACCTTTCGGTGCGCTTGATGCATTGACGCGTTTGCGCATGCATGTGCTGTTGCGCAATTTATATGAACGGCATCGGCCGGCCGTGTTGCTGGTCACGCATGATGTAGACGAAGCAATGTTGCTGGCCGATCGCGTGCTGGTGCTGACTGACGGCAGTATTTCATTTGACGAGCACGTAGGCATTGACGATCCGGTGCGACGCAACAGCCCGCGCTTTGATCAGTTGCGAGATGCCTTGCTGCAGGAACTGGGCGTGGCACAAGCCTGAACAGGCTGATTTTTTGAATTCCGTTGATACGGAGAGGTCACTATGCAATTGTCAATTTTCGGCCAGATAAGCCGTTTTCGTTCCACAACTATCGCCCGGACACGAAGCCTTGCGGTTACGGGAGCTCTGGTGTGCGTGTGCCTGCCGGCGTTCGCCGCGACGCCAAATGACGATCAGGCAGACTTTGCCCGGAAACTG of the Advenella mimigardefordensis DPN7 genome contains:
- a CDS encoding TauD/TfdA dioxygenase family protein; its protein translation is MSTTALKVRELPVTQQIQVLPQSGYTGALITGVNLTKPLSREQIAAIRGALNKWGVVYFRDQYLNHAQHIAFGRQFGDVTPGHPYEGDLAPSGFPEIHTVSPDAYKKRYGEHYRRQEGSNGPGWHADVTPLINPPAYSILRAEVVPEFSGDTHFTNVAAAYRGLSRPVRDLIDTLRAEHRFGASQNAERSNEKIGEWVRNKPLASVHPVVRIHPDTGEKVIYVNPSFTRQIVGVSPRESRHILDLLFEHIANPVYTDRFRWEPGSIAFWDNRAVLHLAPRDFEHLDVARVLHRITLVGDVPVGPTGERSTSIDGEPFLAA
- a CDS encoding nitroreductase; translation: MNSRDPYFDNDTLQAILTRKSVRGFLPDPVSAEDIRTILHVSARAPSGSNIQPWKVHVVSGTARDALSQALLQAHENGEPEQREYQYYPVKWREPYLARRRETGWSLYNTLGITREDKAGMKRQHGRNFAFFDAPVVLFITLDNDMETGSWMDTGMFIQNIMVAARSLGLHTCPQAALSSYPDIVRRHLQIADDQIIACGISLGYEDTRHPANQFSTSRLEVDEFTVFHADVQEKAP
- a CDS encoding CoA transferase; the encoded protein is MTDTLHPSDTPQPNRLLSAVLPVLQLSPQYVQQHLQLGAGNFLPSSLQVSELASGAVAAAALAAADLRQAQTVKVDPAQVSVAFRNDQLQTIDGEHAAVFKSHSGYFQTQDGWVRLHGNYPHHRQRLLDALGLPDGCSREQLADTLKQWRAIDVEEKVTAAQGIAVMVRSTGQWQQSTQAQQAASVPLLSIDNIAARTPVPSSPQQGRPRVLDLTRVIAGPVATRTLAYLGCDVLRIDNPAMPELPVQHVDTGADKRSALLDLREPEALHRLHELLSTADVLVTGYRPQALAAFGLDSEALAHRYPQLIHATLSAWTFAGPWGDRRGFDSIVQAATGIGMLESRDGTTPGALPAQALDHATGYLLAAGILRALKWRSEQGGTWRVQAHLLATANWLLDQGTATDKGIALTDVSRWQFSQASPSGIVTQSLPAFTIDSHARFSQVGGLWGSDDPSWRAN
- a CDS encoding ABC transporter permease, which gives rise to MVSPSSGIVSAMADYPVELLSRQPPANLHVPRVAEPTGLVDPTVIAQTHQPPGRIPRSVQRLLGPVLLLALWQLLSSAQVFDARTTPAPYTVISTAYALLASGELQTHLWSSLQRVLAGLGLGLAIGLTGAVISGLSRAGENIVDANMEILRAVPNFALLPVLIAWFGIGEDSKIILISLGVLVAIYINTYSAIRNVDAALIEAATTFGVRRREMITTVILPGALPGFLVGLRIALTSAWLALIFAETINAPLGLGRMMSDAREYFRVDIIFVLLAVYAILGLLSLSLVRYLESRLLQWRRVFDGR
- a CDS encoding NAD(P)H-dependent flavin oxidoreductase, with protein sequence MSKSLVQLLNIDYPLIQAPMAGVSTPALAAAVSEAGALGSLGLASASLDQARSMISETQRLTRKPININFFCHQPTTPNQAANQAWLDYLRPMFEEFGATPPAELRDIYRPFPGYADMLELVLETRPAVVSFHFGLPSQEYIDALKNAGIVLMASATTPAEARQIEAAGIDVLVAQGYEAGGHRGVFDPENGDAEYGTFALVHLLATQSALPVVAAGGIMDGAAIKAAQALGAAGVQCGTAFVLCPESAANAAYREALQSDRAYDTRVTTTLSGRAARGLHNRLYVDEPASARPPTPGYSMTYDAAKALNAAATAKGNTDFAAQWAGQAAALARPMPAAQMVQTLVTEAGW
- a CDS encoding ABC transporter ATP-binding protein, with product MAGNPAAVQVKSLDKLFGSRKVLDGLSLTVGQGEFVALLGRSGSGKSTFLRVLGALDADVSGQVHVPARRAIVFQDPRLLPWQRVLRNVTVGLPQDRSTRQRAAEALDEVGLARHAQAWPRTLSGGEAQRAALARALVREPQLLLLDEPFGALDALTRLRMHVLLRNLYERHRPAVLLVTHDVDEAMLLADRVLVLTDGSISFDEHVGIDDPVRRNSPRFDQLRDALLQELGVAQA